In Misgurnus anguillicaudatus chromosome 5, ASM2758022v2, whole genome shotgun sequence, a genomic segment contains:
- the ifrd2 gene encoding interferon-related developmental regulator 2 isoform X2 has protein sequence MPRSKKGKRGGTGSSKGKNGVKGESGVSDDDLASDVLSCYSSASENASIQEEGTGEVVDEQTAQEETEDKLKQCIDNLMDKSAKTRMAGLESLRLAFSSKVLYDFLLERRLTISDCLERSLRKGGGEEQAAAATVCALLCIQLGGGVEGEEGFKILRPILSSILIDSCASLSARQSCARALGMCCYVSASDDAEDLLKSIGHLESVFVGAYPMGDGMLPSVKAGTPALHSAALQSWALLCTLCPASRIDSILSHHLPRLHACLESSDVNFRIALGETIALLYELGRDIDQEFEYEKSEALCDSLKSLATDGNKHRAKNDRRKQRSIFREVLQYIETDDFTEEKIQFGIETIYIDGWMRRRIYYAFKEVLESGVRHQLQFNPLLRDIFGLGPPLILDATVKATKISRTERHLFNSAAFKARTKLRNKVRDKRADVM, from the exons GGAAAAATGGGGTGAAAGGCGAGTCTGGTGTGAGCGATGATGATTTAGCATCTGATGTGCTCAGTTGCTACAGCAGTGCCAGTGAAAACGCATCAATCCAGGAGGAGGGCACAG GGGAAGTGGTGGATGAACAAACTGCTCAGGAGGAAACCGAGGACAAACTCAAGCAATGCATCGACAATCTGATGGACAAAAG TGCTAAAACCCGTATGGCTGGTTTAGAAAGTCTGCGCTTGGCGTTTTCATCCAAAGTCCTATACGACTTTCTGTTGGAGAGACGTTTGACCATCAGTGACTGTCTGGAAAGAAGTCTGAGAAAAG GTGGAGGGGAGGAGCAGGCCGCTGCTGCTACAGTTTGTGCTCTCCTTTGTATTCAACTTGGGGGTGGAGTCGAAGGTGAGGAGGGTTTCAAGATTCTTCGCCCCATCCTCAGCTCCATCCTGATTGACAGTTGTGCCAGCCTGTCAGCACGACAGAGT TGTGCTCGAGCTCTGGGTATGTGCTGCTATGTGTCCGCCTCAGATGATGCTGAG GATCTGTTGAAATCTATTGGACATTTAGAGAGTGTGTTTGTGGGAGCATATCCTATGGGTGATGGCATGCTGCCCTCTGTCAAAGCTGGAACCCCTGCTCTCCACAGCGCCGCCCTGCAGTCCTGGGCACTGCTCTGCACCCTCTGCCCTGCATCACGCATCGACAGCATTCTCAGCCA TCACTTGCCACGTCTGCATGCGTGTTTGGAGAGCAGCGATGTGAACTTTAGGATTGCTTTGGGGGAGACCATCGCTCTACTGTATGAACTTGGACGTGATATTGATCAG GAGTTTGAGTATGAGAAATCTGAGGCGTTGTGTGACAGTCTGAAGAGTCTAGCGACTGATGGAAATAAACATCGTGCTAAAAATGACCGCAGGAAACAGCGGTCCATCTTCAGAGAGGTGCTGCAGTACATTGAG ACTGATGATTTTACAGAGGAAAAGATCCAGTTTGGGATTGAGACCATTTACATTGATGGCTGGATGCGCCGCAGGATTTATTATGCCTTTAAGGAGGTGCTAGAGTCTGGAGTCAGACACCAACTACAG TTTAATCCACTGCTGAGGGATATTTTTGGGCTTGGACCTCCTCTCATCCTGGATGCCACTGTCAAAGCTACCAAGATCTCCCGCACAGAGAGG catttatttaaCTCCGCTGCATTCAAAGCCCGGACTAAACTAAGGAACAAAGTGAGGGACAAACGTGCCGATGTGATGTGA
- the ifrd2 gene encoding interferon-related developmental regulator 2 isoform X1, with the protein MPRSKKGKRGGTGSSKGSLRQEVLQLQLSKTALSRPGKNGVKGESGVSDDDLASDVLSCYSSASENASIQEEGTGEVVDEQTAQEETEDKLKQCIDNLMDKSAKTRMAGLESLRLAFSSKVLYDFLLERRLTISDCLERSLRKGGGEEQAAAATVCALLCIQLGGGVEGEEGFKILRPILSSILIDSCASLSARQSCARALGMCCYVSASDDAEDLLKSIGHLESVFVGAYPMGDGMLPSVKAGTPALHSAALQSWALLCTLCPASRIDSILSHHLPRLHACLESSDVNFRIALGETIALLYELGRDIDQEFEYEKSEALCDSLKSLATDGNKHRAKNDRRKQRSIFREVLQYIETDDFTEEKIQFGIETIYIDGWMRRRIYYAFKEVLESGVRHQLQFNPLLRDIFGLGPPLILDATVKATKISRTERHLFNSAAFKARTKLRNKVRDKRADVM; encoded by the exons GTTCACTTCGACAAGAAGTGCTTCAGCTGCAGTTGTCAAAGACTGCCCTGTCACGTCCAG GGAAAAATGGGGTGAAAGGCGAGTCTGGTGTGAGCGATGATGATTTAGCATCTGATGTGCTCAGTTGCTACAGCAGTGCCAGTGAAAACGCATCAATCCAGGAGGAGGGCACAG GGGAAGTGGTGGATGAACAAACTGCTCAGGAGGAAACCGAGGACAAACTCAAGCAATGCATCGACAATCTGATGGACAAAAG TGCTAAAACCCGTATGGCTGGTTTAGAAAGTCTGCGCTTGGCGTTTTCATCCAAAGTCCTATACGACTTTCTGTTGGAGAGACGTTTGACCATCAGTGACTGTCTGGAAAGAAGTCTGAGAAAAG GTGGAGGGGAGGAGCAGGCCGCTGCTGCTACAGTTTGTGCTCTCCTTTGTATTCAACTTGGGGGTGGAGTCGAAGGTGAGGAGGGTTTCAAGATTCTTCGCCCCATCCTCAGCTCCATCCTGATTGACAGTTGTGCCAGCCTGTCAGCACGACAGAGT TGTGCTCGAGCTCTGGGTATGTGCTGCTATGTGTCCGCCTCAGATGATGCTGAG GATCTGTTGAAATCTATTGGACATTTAGAGAGTGTGTTTGTGGGAGCATATCCTATGGGTGATGGCATGCTGCCCTCTGTCAAAGCTGGAACCCCTGCTCTCCACAGCGCCGCCCTGCAGTCCTGGGCACTGCTCTGCACCCTCTGCCCTGCATCACGCATCGACAGCATTCTCAGCCA TCACTTGCCACGTCTGCATGCGTGTTTGGAGAGCAGCGATGTGAACTTTAGGATTGCTTTGGGGGAGACCATCGCTCTACTGTATGAACTTGGACGTGATATTGATCAG GAGTTTGAGTATGAGAAATCTGAGGCGTTGTGTGACAGTCTGAAGAGTCTAGCGACTGATGGAAATAAACATCGTGCTAAAAATGACCGCAGGAAACAGCGGTCCATCTTCAGAGAGGTGCTGCAGTACATTGAG ACTGATGATTTTACAGAGGAAAAGATCCAGTTTGGGATTGAGACCATTTACATTGATGGCTGGATGCGCCGCAGGATTTATTATGCCTTTAAGGAGGTGCTAGAGTCTGGAGTCAGACACCAACTACAG TTTAATCCACTGCTGAGGGATATTTTTGGGCTTGGACCTCCTCTCATCCTGGATGCCACTGTCAAAGCTACCAAGATCTCCCGCACAGAGAGG catttatttaaCTCCGCTGCATTCAAAGCCCGGACTAAACTAAGGAACAAAGTGAGGGACAAACGTGCCGATGTGATGTGA